One Chryseobacterium wanjuense genomic region harbors:
- a CDS encoding ThiF family adenylyltransferase, with product MLQWFKKHPEFLRRESNALANDSNYRELFQYRDNLFISHGNIVVRANGLHRFPILVLYSDATPYRLPMIFPLERQLSQEEIVELSKLQFSEALENIKSFTKLYYNLRHQNSSGELCTLEREDLDKPISIYGISTILQRVTDWHIGHITGEYPPDSEDVNFIAHFNNISSDVKFFYSEQFLDLSLTEGDCYANLFKFIPKDPIFTENKYIYFGCFIDGHKNGIFTQIDIDLTRFGIKDIKTSLDLYSKTSTVQGLLKDKTLLKASWFHINSEPSPFGTIEELITIIGNGDYQHGLIRLSQSIHNFKSLDGYFYLGLRFSNRKGINEFQLFKILKKEVSEGYIIGQTDNTQKIKEIFDCYDKIEAIQSEKLTEESFHQRNSKRADYDILKDESINIFGVGALGSEIADCATKAGIGEIMLVDNQIMHAHNAVRHLAGMEYIGIPKVLAVWQILNNHNPFIKILPNYGDLYQLDPENLADNSITICSIADDNVEGFINQQLILSNKPAFYVRALRGGKTARIFRVVPEKDACFHCLSLYRSENEYFIEIPEDAEYPTLKNECNNPIRPASAADLKLIASIASRFIIEHLQSGESENNHWIWSTDTIDGTTINSNSIYSQYIPPHNECVYCNNKQKIQVIISKDCISFMQDLIRKNPTIETGGVMAGIKDEKGNIVITHVSGPGPKAVMSSTKFEKDIEFCQNFLDEIYQNSNQTTTYVGEWHSHPSTNNHPSETDVKSLTEIAIEKNYLTDCPVMIIFSNRGNPSCTLHPADKPYYFSDLEIK from the coding sequence ATGTTACAGTGGTTTAAAAAACATCCAGAGTTTTTACGCAGAGAAAGTAATGCTTTGGCAAATGATAGTAATTACAGGGAACTCTTTCAATATCGTGATAATCTATTTATCTCTCATGGCAATATTGTTGTGAGAGCAAATGGTTTACATCGCTTTCCAATCTTAGTCTTGTATTCAGATGCAACCCCATATCGATTGCCAATGATTTTCCCACTGGAAAGACAATTATCACAAGAAGAAATTGTTGAGCTATCAAAGTTACAATTTTCTGAAGCACTTGAAAATATTAAATCTTTCACAAAGCTTTACTATAATCTTCGACACCAGAATAGCTCGGGGGAATTATGTACTTTAGAAAGGGAGGATTTGGATAAACCAATAAGCATTTATGGAATTTCAACAATACTTCAACGTGTTACAGATTGGCACATAGGACATATTACTGGAGAATATCCTCCCGATAGTGAAGATGTCAATTTCATTGCTCATTTTAATAATATCAGCTCAGATGTAAAATTTTTCTACTCTGAACAATTTTTGGATTTATCCTTAACAGAAGGAGATTGTTATGCTAACCTTTTTAAATTTATTCCAAAAGACCCAATTTTCACTGAAAACAAATACATATACTTCGGTTGTTTTATTGATGGTCACAAAAACGGGATTTTTACACAAATCGACATTGACCTTACCAGATTTGGAATAAAAGATATTAAAACTTCTCTCGATTTATATTCTAAAACCAGTACCGTTCAAGGATTGTTAAAGGATAAAACTCTACTAAAAGCATCTTGGTTTCATATAAACTCAGAACCCTCTCCTTTTGGTACAATTGAAGAGCTTATTACTATTATCGGTAATGGAGACTATCAGCATGGGTTAATTAGGTTATCCCAATCGATTCACAATTTTAAGAGCTTGGATGGATATTTCTATTTAGGATTAAGATTTTCAAACAGAAAAGGTATTAACGAATTTCAACTTTTTAAAATTTTAAAAAAAGAAGTTTCAGAAGGATATATAATCGGGCAAACTGACAATACGCAAAAAATAAAAGAAATTTTTGATTGTTACGATAAGATTGAAGCCATTCAATCTGAAAAGCTAACAGAAGAATCATTTCATCAACGAAATAGCAAAAGAGCTGATTATGATATTCTAAAAGATGAATCAATTAATATTTTTGGAGTAGGAGCATTGGGAAGCGAGATTGCTGATTGTGCGACTAAAGCAGGTATTGGAGAGATAATGCTTGTTGATAACCAAATAATGCATGCACATAACGCTGTAAGACATTTAGCTGGCATGGAATACATTGGTATTCCAAAGGTGCTAGCGGTATGGCAAATACTTAATAATCACAATCCTTTTATAAAAATCTTACCTAATTATGGTGATTTATATCAGCTAGATCCAGAAAATTTGGCAGATAATTCTATTACAATCTGTTCAATTGCTGATGATAATGTTGAAGGATTTATTAATCAGCAGTTGATTTTATCAAATAAGCCTGCATTTTATGTTAGAGCTTTACGGGGTGGGAAAACTGCTCGAATTTTCAGAGTAGTCCCTGAAAAAGATGCTTGCTTCCATTGTTTAAGTCTTTATAGAAGTGAAAATGAATATTTCATTGAGATTCCTGAAGATGCGGAATATCCTACACTAAAAAACGAATGTAATAACCCTATTAGACCCGCAAGTGCCGCAGATTTAAAACTAATTGCTTCAATAGCTTCAAGATTTATCATTGAACATCTTCAAAGTGGAGAATCGGAAAATAATCATTGGATTTGGTCAACCGATACAATTGATGGGACTACTATAAATTCAAACAGTATATACAGTCAATACATTCCACCACACAATGAATGTGTTTATTGTAATAATAAGCAGAAAATACAGGTTATAATAAGTAAAGATTGTATCTCATTCATGCAAGACTTAATCCGTAAAAATCCAACCATAGAAACAGGCGGAGTTATGGCAGGAATTAAAGATGAAAAAGGTAATATAGTCATTACTCATGTTTCAGGTCCAGGACCAAAAGCAGTAATGTCATCAACCAAGTTTGAAAAGGATATTGAATTTTGTCAGAACTTTTTAGATGAAATTTATCAGAACTCCAATCAAACTACAACTTATGTTGGCGAGTGGCATTCCCATCCTTCAACGAATAATCACCCAAGTGAAACAGATGTAAAAAGTCTTACGGAAATTGCTATTGAAAAAAATTACTTGACAGATTGTCCCGTTATGATTATCTTCTCAAATCGAGGAAATCCGTCTTGTACTCTACATCCAGCAGATAAACCATATTATTTTTCTGATTTGGAAATAAAATAA
- a CDS encoding ComEC/Rec2 family competence protein produces the protein MTVAEKIIKPTQAGIFRTVFLYTGQGEATLMVIPTGQNVNDYMYVLVDSDKDNEENEIDLVYLFKELFSNGGKLSTFINTHPHNDHIGGIKEIYDEIGFSEVWHSNHKAGGKHKEKYEVFTEVLKKVGKSNEYFLLGTNELNKIRTSENVPTTKKLGLIDFQVISPAQYLCEDIQEGDADERNKRIHEQCGVIKFTYGTNPKSILMTGDSDKEAWKEHITEYHKDSLPADVLSASHHGSRTFFKNGKDDKDVYETHIEYIKPSYLIISAPKQSESPHEHPHDDAMELYKKHIDEDGILHLGANIESVIVDIDSYGNITVKTDKELIEKYGISENGGENEKNDASKNVYIGVQTSRIDNKPMG, from the coding sequence ATGACTGTAGCAGAAAAAATTATCAAACCTACCCAAGCAGGTATCTTCCGAACTGTCTTTCTATACACAGGACAAGGTGAGGCAACATTAATGGTCATTCCAACAGGTCAAAATGTAAATGATTATATGTATGTATTAGTGGATTCTGACAAGGATAATGAAGAAAATGAAATCGATTTAGTTTACTTATTTAAAGAGCTATTCAGTAACGGTGGTAAACTTTCAACTTTTATCAATACTCATCCACATAACGACCACATAGGTGGTATTAAAGAAATATATGATGAAATTGGATTTTCTGAAGTCTGGCATTCAAATCATAAAGCTGGCGGGAAACATAAAGAAAAATATGAGGTTTTTACTGAAGTTTTAAAAAAAGTAGGAAAAAGCAATGAATATTTTTTGTTAGGAACTAATGAACTTAACAAAATCAGGACATCTGAGAACGTACCAACTACAAAAAAGTTAGGTTTAATTGATTTTCAAGTCATATCTCCTGCACAATATTTATGTGAAGATATTCAAGAGGGTGATGCAGATGAAAGAAATAAGAGAATTCATGAGCAATGTGGTGTAATAAAATTTACTTATGGAACGAATCCAAAAAGTATTTTAATGACTGGTGATTCTGATAAAGAAGCATGGAAAGAGCATATAACAGAATATCATAAAGATAGTTTACCTGCTGATGTATTAAGTGCAAGCCACCATGGTTCCCGAACATTTTTTAAAAATGGAAAAGATGATAAGGATGTTTATGAAACACATATTGAATATATAAAACCGTCTTACTTAATAATAAGTGCTCCCAAGCAAAGTGAAAGCCCACATGAACATCCACATGACGATGCTATGGAACTATATAAGAAGCATATTGACGAGGATGGTATTTTACATCTTGGTGCTAACATTGAATCGGTAATCGTAGACATTGACTCTTATGGTAACATAACTGTTAAAACTGATAAAGAATTAATTGAAAAATACGGTATATCTGAGAATGGAGGTGAAAATGAAAAAAATGATGCATCCAAAAATGTTTACATTGGAGTACAAACATCAAGGATTGATAATAAACCTATGGGGTAA
- a CDS encoding antirestriction protein ArdA, with translation MAKLTNCLDTFSIYVGTYAKYNEGSLYGAWLELSNYSCYDELLKAMHELHQDEQNPEFMYQDYECSEFFIKQKLISECHLSVNIYEIGKQIDNSDYDFEVIEAYAECMSYSHEDVRDLLNSLSDSYYGEYSSDEDFAQTTLEQDGSIPENLPSYIYIDWEVTARHLMYDYMSSNGYYFRN, from the coding sequence ATGGCAAAGTTAACAAATTGTCTTGATACTTTCAGTATCTATGTCGGAACGTATGCAAAGTACAACGAAGGAAGCCTATACGGGGCATGGCTTGAACTTTCAAATTATTCATGTTATGACGAGCTTTTAAAAGCTATGCACGAATTACACCAAGACGAGCAAAACCCCGAATTTATGTATCAGGACTACGAATGCAGTGAGTTCTTTATCAAACAAAAGCTAATCAGCGAATGTCATCTTTCAGTAAACATTTATGAGATAGGCAAACAAATCGACAATTCGGATTATGATTTTGAGGTTATAGAAGCCTATGCAGAGTGCATGAGTTATTCTCATGAAGACGTAAGAGACCTATTAAACAGTCTTTCAGATTCTTATTATGGCGAATACAGTTCGGATGAAGATTTTGCGCAGACTACTTTAGAACAGGACGGCTCAATTCCTGAAAACCTACCTTCTTACATTTACATTGATTGGGAAGTAACCGCCAGACATTTGATGTATGATTATATGAGTTCTAACGGATATTACTTCCGAAACTAA
- a CDS encoding recombinase family protein: MRARYIRVSTGAQNTARQEERQAKDEKVFIDVVSGSTPFKDREQGRELIKAIEGSKINYVSVSSIDRLGRNLYDILTTLEFFKEKGVILKVDNLGIESLIKGKENQAFKLIISVMANIAEMERETILERQREGIALAKAKGIYKGREKGSTESIEDFLSKYKEVIKNLKKGNSIRDTAKICSVSIGTVQKVKNNI, from the coding sequence ATGAGAGCACGATATATTAGAGTCAGTACAGGAGCGCAGAATACGGCAAGACAGGAAGAACGCCAAGCAAAAGACGAAAAGGTTTTTATTGATGTTGTTAGCGGTTCTACTCCTTTTAAGGATAGAGAACAGGGAAGGGAATTGATAAAAGCAATTGAAGGAAGTAAAATTAATTATGTCTCGGTAAGTTCTATTGATAGGCTTGGAAGAAACCTGTATGATATTCTTACGACTTTGGAATTTTTCAAAGAAAAGGGCGTTATTCTCAAAGTTGATAATCTCGGAATAGAAAGCCTGATTAAGGGTAAAGAGAATCAAGCATTCAAACTTATTATTTCTGTTATGGCTAACATTGCCGAAATGGAGCGTGAAACCATTTTAGAGCGTCAACGAGAGGGGATTGCACTCGCAAAAGCTAAAGGAATCTACAAAGGACGTGAAAAAGGCTCTACGGAGAGCATAGAAGATTTCCTATCTAAGTATAAAGAGGTGATTAAGAATCTCAAAAAAGGAAATTCTATCAGAGATACGGCTAAAATTTGTTCGGTCAGCATTGGAACTGTTCAGAAAGTCAAAAATAATATCTGA
- a CDS encoding tyrosine-type recombinase/integrase, translating to MNIAFFLKEPTKATETMVYVSATLKGQRLKRSTGVKVKPSQWTGTKVRQLAPESAIKNLKIENTVKILKEIEREYLLKEQPLSKEILEKEFEHKITPVNTTTARKKDVLSVFNEFIDVRKQSVSENTIKTYKTCKNHLQTFSTEMKFDMSFQNITLNFYDELLAYFIEKNFYNSTIGKYVTILKTFMNWAGERRFHNNMEFKKFLVFKDDSEKIKLTPEIVEKLRTTDFEDDYSNIVRDIFIFSSYTGLRFVDIQNMRPEDVTEDFLRLHIKKAKEMLDIPLLDIPKEIIKAHTERYGRLKIPTNQFCNREIKKLFETIGFDAKIRFVKYSGKNEITVEKNAHDYLTMHYGRVFFITNSLINGMNEEFIREITGHKDYKSFKKYVQFSREMVADSLHSAWKK from the coding sequence ATGAACATTGCATTTTTTTTAAAAGAGCCTACAAAGGCAACCGAAACAATGGTGTACGTCTCAGCAACCTTAAAAGGTCAGAGACTGAAACGCTCCACAGGGGTAAAAGTAAAACCCTCACAATGGACGGGGACAAAAGTGAGACAACTAGCTCCCGAATCAGCAATTAAAAATCTGAAAATCGAAAACACTGTTAAAATCTTAAAAGAGATTGAGCGGGAGTACTTATTGAAAGAACAGCCCCTATCTAAAGAAATTTTAGAAAAAGAATTTGAACACAAGATTACACCCGTCAATACAACAACTGCTAGAAAAAAAGACGTATTAAGCGTTTTTAATGAATTTATTGATGTTAGAAAACAATCTGTATCAGAAAATACAATAAAGACCTATAAAACGTGTAAAAACCATCTTCAAACGTTTTCAACTGAAATGAAATTTGATATGTCATTTCAAAACATTACGCTTAACTTCTATGATGAGTTATTGGCATATTTCATTGAAAAAAACTTCTACAACTCTACTATTGGAAAATATGTAACAATACTTAAAACATTTATGAATTGGGCAGGAGAAAGACGATTTCATAATAATATGGAATTTAAAAAGTTCTTGGTTTTTAAAGATGATTCTGAAAAAATAAAGCTTACTCCTGAAATAGTAGAAAAATTGAGAACAACTGATTTCGAAGATGATTATAGTAACATCGTAAGGGATATTTTCATTTTTAGCTCCTATACAGGTTTGAGATTTGTTGATATTCAAAACATGAGACCAGAAGACGTTACAGAAGATTTTTTACGATTACATATCAAAAAAGCTAAAGAAATGCTTGATATACCTTTATTAGATATACCAAAAGAAATAATCAAAGCTCATACAGAACGCTATGGTAGGCTAAAAATACCTACTAATCAATTCTGTAATAGAGAAATTAAAAAACTTTTTGAAACGATTGGTTTTGATGCTAAGATACGGTTTGTAAAATATTCAGGTAAAAATGAGATTACAGTAGAAAAAAATGCTCACGATTATTTAACAATGCATTATGGAAGGGTATTTTTCATTACAAACTCGTTGATTAATGGTATGAATGAAGAGTTCATCAGAGAAATTACAGGTCATAAAGATTACAAATCTTTCAAAAAATATGTTCAGTTTTCCCGTGAAATGGTAGCTGACAGTTTACATTCTGCATGGAAAAAATAA
- a CDS encoding lysophospholipid acyltransferase family protein, with protein sequence MSLISKNDLIKASGLSKIGFLKNPVASAVMSIAKINEVNRLYDKLKDKEGKDFFDSFVRERNLSYIAFEEDLAKIPKTGPFILVSNHPLGAIDGILMCKILSEVRPDFKVMGNFLLEKIKPMEPYVISVNPFEKRKDAYNSSSGMRETLKHLQNGGCVGIFPAGEVSNKNNPYGEILDKEWEKPALKLIKMAKVPVVPMYFHAKNSRLFYQVSKIHPNLQTLMLPAEMMNDREKPIRIRIGKPIAVKAMDDMETIEELGEFLKRKVYMMKSYYEKRKSLAQSINLQNLSVKFPLLKEENIVQNIIDETPKEDIIKDINKLKGTDKMFFSNGNYEVYFTNYEEIPSIMREIGRQRELTFRAVGEGSNLPFDLDEYDKHYHHLFLWDNAEERLVGAYRMALGKEVMKRSGIKGFYTSSLFEFEQDIHPFFKKVIEMGRAYICQEYQQKPLPLFLLWRGIVHVCLRNPDHKFLMGGVSISNKFSEFSKSLMIEFMRSNYYDSAVAQYITPRNEYKVKLRDRDKNIFFEEMESDLNKLDKIIDDLEPELRLPVLIKKYIKQNAKVIAFNVDPNFNDAIDGLMYIRISDLPESTIKPVLEEMSDQIRKEQENNPAENQ encoded by the coding sequence ATGAGTTTAATTTCGAAAAACGATCTGATAAAAGCTTCCGGCTTAAGTAAAATAGGATTTCTTAAGAATCCTGTGGCATCTGCTGTTATGAGCATTGCTAAAATAAATGAAGTAAACAGACTATACGATAAACTAAAAGACAAGGAAGGCAAAGACTTTTTCGACTCATTTGTAAGAGAAAGAAACCTAAGCTATATAGCTTTTGAAGAAGATTTGGCAAAAATTCCGAAAACGGGACCGTTTATTCTGGTTTCGAATCATCCGCTTGGTGCTATTGACGGAATTTTAATGTGTAAAATCTTATCGGAAGTTCGTCCGGATTTCAAGGTGATGGGTAATTTTCTTTTGGAAAAGATCAAGCCGATGGAGCCATACGTGATTTCTGTAAACCCTTTTGAAAAAAGAAAAGACGCCTATAACAGCTCTTCCGGAATGCGGGAAACTTTAAAGCACCTGCAGAACGGAGGTTGCGTAGGTATTTTTCCGGCAGGAGAAGTTTCGAATAAGAACAATCCTTACGGAGAGATTTTAGATAAAGAATGGGAAAAACCGGCTCTTAAGCTGATAAAAATGGCAAAAGTGCCGGTGGTTCCTATGTATTTCCACGCTAAAAACAGCCGATTATTTTATCAGGTTTCAAAAATACACCCGAATTTACAGACATTGATGCTTCCTGCAGAAATGATGAACGACAGAGAAAAGCCAATCCGTATCAGAATCGGAAAACCTATTGCCGTAAAAGCGATGGATGATATGGAAACTATTGAAGAACTGGGCGAATTTCTGAAGCGTAAGGTTTATATGATGAAATCTTACTACGAAAAGAGAAAATCATTGGCTCAAAGTATCAATCTTCAGAATTTATCGGTAAAATTTCCTTTATTAAAAGAAGAAAATATCGTTCAGAATATCATCGACGAAACTCCGAAAGAAGACATCATTAAAGACATCAACAAACTGAAAGGCACAGATAAAATGTTTTTCAGTAATGGAAATTATGAAGTTTACTTTACGAACTACGAAGAAATCCCATCGATCATGAGGGAAATCGGACGTCAGAGAGAGCTTACATTCCGTGCTGTGGGTGAAGGAAGTAATCTTCCTTTCGATTTGGACGAATACGATAAACATTACCACCATCTTTTCCTTTGGGATAATGCCGAGGAACGATTGGTCGGCGCTTACCGAATGGCGCTGGGTAAAGAAGTGATGAAAAGATCCGGAATCAAAGGTTTTTATACAAGTTCTTTATTCGAATTTGAGCAGGATATTCATCCTTTCTTTAAAAAGGTGATTGAAATGGGACGAGCGTATATCTGTCAGGAATACCAGCAGAAACCACTACCACTTTTCCTTTTATGGAGAGGAATTGTGCATGTCTGCCTAAGAAATCCCGATCATAAATTTTTGATGGGAGGCGTAAGTATTTCCAATAAATTTTCTGAATTTTCAAAATCATTAATGATTGAGTTTATGCGCTCAAATTATTACGATTCCGCTGTTGCTCAATACATTACACCAAGAAACGAATATAAGGTAAAACTTCGTGACCGGGATAAAAATATCTTTTTCGAGGAAATGGAATCTGATTTGAATAAATTAGATAAAATCATCGATGACCTTGAACCGGAGTTGAGATTACCTGTTTTAATAAAAAAATATATCAAACAAAACGCAAAAGTGATCGCCTTCAATGTAGATCCCAACTTCAATGATGCGATCGACGGGTTGATGTACATCAGGATCAGTGATCTTCCCGAAAGCACGATTAAGCCTGTATTAGAGGAAATGAGCGACCAGATCAGGAAGGAGCAGGAAAATAATCCGGCTGAAAATCAATAG
- a CDS encoding aspartate kinase: MKIFKFGGASVKDADSVKNVSMVLKSQGFAKCLLVISAMGKTTNELEKVVELYFKKDNYQTEIEKIKRKHIEIADGLFPENHAVFAEINLFFDDIDSFLRRNKSPNYDFVYDQVVSCGEMISTKIVSEYLNEIQFTNQWLDARDYVKTDNSYRDGNVDWKKTEEFISNLNKEICYVTQGFIGSDDNNFTVTLGREGSDYSAAIFAYCLNADAMTIWKDVPGVMTGDPRKFKDVTLLSNISYEEAIEMAYYGASVIHPKTLQPLQQKNIPFYVKSFVDPTKEGTKVGASDKNQSEETYILKENQTLLKISTRDFSFIAEDHMSLIFGYLSKYKIKVSLMQNSAISLALCLEDKFNTIDELNEELQKVFKTEVVKNVSLFTVRNAKMDHIDRFYQEKSVLLEQISKNTLQMVTQ, from the coding sequence ATGAAAATTTTCAAGTTTGGTGGAGCATCAGTAAAGGATGCTGACAGTGTAAAGAATGTGTCTATGGTATTAAAAAGCCAGGGGTTTGCCAAATGTTTGCTGGTAATTTCAGCAATGGGCAAGACGACTAATGAGTTGGAAAAAGTGGTAGAACTTTATTTCAAGAAGGATAATTATCAAACTGAAATTGAAAAGATAAAACGAAAACACATCGAAATTGCAGATGGCTTATTTCCTGAAAATCATGCGGTTTTTGCAGAAATTAATCTGTTTTTTGATGATATCGACTCTTTTTTGAGAAGAAACAAATCTCCGAACTACGACTTCGTCTATGACCAAGTGGTAAGCTGCGGGGAAATGATTTCTACTAAAATTGTGAGTGAATATTTAAACGAGATCCAGTTTACCAACCAATGGCTTGACGCAAGAGATTATGTAAAAACAGACAATTCTTACAGAGACGGTAATGTAGATTGGAAAAAAACGGAAGAGTTTATCTCTAATTTAAACAAAGAAATCTGCTACGTGACTCAAGGTTTTATCGGTTCTGATGATAATAATTTCACGGTAACACTGGGACGAGAAGGTTCCGACTACTCTGCCGCAATTTTTGCCTATTGCTTAAATGCAGACGCGATGACCATCTGGAAAGACGTTCCGGGAGTAATGACGGGAGATCCGAGAAAATTCAAGGATGTTACCCTTCTTTCGAATATTTCTTATGAAGAAGCGATTGAGATGGCCTATTACGGAGCAAGTGTCATTCACCCGAAAACATTGCAGCCGCTTCAGCAAAAAAACATCCCTTTTTATGTAAAATCTTTCGTGGATCCTACAAAAGAAGGAACAAAAGTAGGTGCTTCCGACAAAAACCAAAGTGAGGAAACGTATATTTTAAAGGAAAACCAGACTTTACTGAAAATTTCGACGAGAGATTTCTCTTTCATCGCGGAAGATCATATGAGTTTAATTTTCGGATATTTATCTAAGTATAAAATTAAAGTTTCTTTGATGCAGAATTCGGCAATTTCACTAGCTTTATGTCTGGAAGATAAATTTAATACTATCGATGAGCTTAATGAAGAACTGCAAAAAGTATTCAAAACAGAAGTTGTAAAAAACGTATCTTTATTTACGGTAAGAAACGCCAAGATGGATCACATTGATAGGTTTTACCAGGAAAAAAGTGTATTATTGGAGCAGATTTCGAAGAACACGCTTCAAATGGTAACACAATAA
- the fbp gene encoding class 1 fructose-bisphosphatase, whose amino-acid sequence MSDQPLQTLGEFLIDKQDDFQYSTGEFSRLLSAIRLASKVVNREVNKAGIADIIGKAGNENVQGEEQQKLDVIANEIFITALSQREVVCGIASEENDDFIDIKCGENGHLSKYVVLIDPLDGSSNIDVNVSVGTIFSIYRRVTEPGTPVQLEDFLQKGVNQIAAGYVIYGSSTMIVYTTGNGVNGFTLDPSLGTYYLSHPNMQFPKTGKIYSINEGNYIKFPQGVKNYLKYCQMEEGDRPYTSRYIGSLVADFHRNMLKGGIYIYPSYSQAPNGKLRLLYECNPMAFLAEQAGGKATDGFRRILEVEPTELHQRIPFFCGSIDMVEKAEEFMRIDSVK is encoded by the coding sequence ATGTCAGATCAGCCATTACAGACTTTAGGAGAATTTCTTATTGATAAACAGGATGATTTCCAATATTCTACGGGTGAGTTTTCTCGCCTTCTGAGTGCAATAAGATTGGCTTCGAAAGTGGTAAACAGGGAAGTGAATAAAGCAGGAATTGCAGATATTATAGGAAAGGCGGGAAATGAGAACGTTCAGGGAGAGGAACAGCAGAAACTAGATGTCATTGCCAATGAGATTTTTATTACAGCACTATCCCAAAGAGAGGTTGTTTGTGGTATTGCTTCTGAGGAAAACGATGATTTTATTGATATTAAATGCGGCGAAAACGGCCATTTAAGCAAGTATGTCGTATTGATCGACCCTCTAGATGGTTCTTCGAATATTGACGTGAATGTTTCTGTAGGAACGATTTTTTCAATTTACAGAAGGGTTACCGAGCCGGGAACTCCGGTTCAGCTGGAAGACTTTTTACAGAAAGGTGTCAACCAGATTGCGGCTGGATACGTTATTTACGGTTCTTCTACGATGATCGTTTATACGACAGGAAACGGGGTAAACGGATTTACACTTGACCCGTCTCTGGGAACATATTATTTATCTCATCCAAACATGCAGTTTCCGAAAACAGGGAAGATTTATTCCATCAACGAAGGAAATTATATCAAATTTCCTCAGGGTGTAAAAAATTACCTTAAATATTGCCAGATGGAAGAAGGCGACAGGCCTTATACTTCAAGATATATTGGCTCGTTAGTGGCTGATTTTCATAGAAATATGCTAAAAGGCGGAATTTATATTTACCCGTCTTATTCACAGGCTCCCAACGGAAAACTGAGATTATTATACGAGTGTAATCCGATGGCTTTCCTGGCTGAACAGGCTGGTGGAAAGGCAACAGACGGTTTCAGAAGAATTTTGGAAGTAGAGCCGACTGAGCTGCATCAAAGAATTCCGTTTTTCTGTGGAAGCATCGATATGGTGGAAAAAGCAGAGGAATTTATGCGAATCGATAGTGTAAAATAA
- a CDS encoding o-succinylbenzoate synthase — MKAEYFRYLLQFKRPSGTSRGVLHEKETFVLEISENGKKGIGECAVFRGLSFDDRPDYEEKLQWLCENIQQDSEFLKEKLKEFPSIWFGYEQAVLNLKHSGNLYFPSDFTEGKASININGLIWMGDIHYMEEQIQDKLEKGFHCIKLKIGVDWKSEHEILQKLRQKFSKERLELRVDANGGFNKDESKVVLQQLADLDIHSIEQPIKAGNWKDMAELCAETPTPIALDEELIGIIDCNEKKKLLETIQPQYIILKPSLVGGFAGSDEWISLAENQNIGWWITSALESNIGLNAIAQYTYTKHSKMPQGLGTGGLFTNNFESQLDLRGEQLFFLK; from the coding sequence ATGAAAGCAGAATATTTTAGATATTTATTACAATTCAAACGCCCGAGTGGAACATCTCGCGGCGTTTTGCATGAAAAGGAAACCTTTGTTCTTGAAATTTCAGAGAACGGGAAAAAAGGAATAGGAGAGTGCGCCGTTTTCAGAGGATTAAGTTTTGACGACAGGCCAGATTATGAAGAGAAATTACAATGGCTTTGTGAAAATATTCAACAGGATTCTGAGTTTTTAAAGGAAAAATTAAAGGAATTTCCATCGATCTGGTTCGGATATGAGCAGGCTGTTCTAAATTTGAAGCATAGTGGAAACCTCTATTTCCCGAGTGATTTTACAGAAGGAAAAGCTTCAATCAACATCAATGGCTTGATCTGGATGGGAGATATTCATTATATGGAAGAACAGATTCAGGATAAGCTGGAAAAAGGTTTTCATTGTATCAAACTAAAAATCGGTGTCGACTGGAAATCCGAGCACGAAATTCTGCAAAAATTAAGACAAAAATTTTCAAAGGAAAGACTGGAACTTCGAGTTGATGCCAACGGAGGATTTAATAAAGATGAATCAAAAGTGGTGTTGCAGCAATTGGCAGATTTAGATATTCATTCAATTGAGCAGCCGATAAAAGCCGGAAATTGGAAAGATATGGCTGAGCTATGCGCCGAAACTCCAACTCCGATTGCCCTTGATGAAGAATTAATCGGAATTATTGATTGTAATGAAAAGAAAAAGCTTTTAGAAACAATACAACCGCAATATATTATCTTAAAACCGTCTTTGGTAGGAGGTTTTGCAGGTTCAGACGAATGGATTTCCCTTGCTGAAAATCAAAATATCGGCTGGTGGATCACTTCCGCGCTGGAAAGCAATATCGGACTGAATGCCATTGCACAATACACGTATACGAAGCATAGTAAGATGCCTCAAGGTTTAGGGACAGGAGGTTTGTTTACCAATAACTTTGAGAGTCAATTGGATCTTCGGGGAGAGCAGTTATTTTTCTTGAAATAG